A single window of [Clostridium] hylemonae DSM 15053 DNA harbors:
- a CDS encoding alanine/glycine:cation symporter family protein, which produces MMEYIKQVNDVLLDFIWGRGMLIIFLSVGLLFTVRTGFFQFRKWRVWLGMTLGQLFRNRNVRRTDDAQSMSQFQAFCTALAATLGTGNITGVATALIAGGPGAIFWMWVSAVVGMMTMYAENVLGILYRYKNKSGKWVGGAMVYMERGLGCKWLAVLFAVFCIFASLGMGNMTQANAMAGGLKEAFYVPTFVTGFAAMVLVGMVLFGGVRRIATVTERLVPVISLFYIAGGVIVLAANASEIPKAFQLIFTEAFNIQSVGGGVLGYGMRQAMKTGISRGVFSNEAGLGSSVMAHAASDIDSAPVQGMWAIVEVFIDTIVFCTVTALVILTSGVYDQQGFLANIARGVENVDGTTLCGRAFATVIPGGDKFLALSMIFFAFATIVGWAYFGERTFAYLFGERSAIVYKVIYIVMLLPGCVIAPGLVWEIADTFNGFMAVPNLTALILLSGQVVRVTKEYLRN; this is translated from the coding sequence ATGATGGAGTACATAAAACAAGTCAACGATGTTCTTCTTGACTTTATCTGGGGCCGCGGCATGCTCATCATCTTTCTTTCGGTCGGGCTCCTTTTTACCGTGCGCACCGGTTTTTTCCAGTTCCGGAAGTGGCGTGTATGGCTCGGGATGACGCTCGGCCAGCTCTTTCGCAACAGGAATGTAAGGCGCACCGATGACGCGCAGTCCATGTCGCAGTTCCAGGCATTTTGTACGGCGCTGGCGGCGACTCTCGGTACCGGAAACATAACAGGAGTGGCGACGGCGCTTATCGCCGGCGGTCCGGGCGCCATATTCTGGATGTGGGTGTCCGCCGTGGTGGGGATGATGACCATGTATGCGGAAAATGTCCTCGGCATCCTTTACCGTTACAAAAACAAAAGCGGCAAATGGGTCGGCGGCGCCATGGTCTATATGGAGCGGGGACTTGGATGCAAATGGCTGGCCGTCCTGTTTGCGGTGTTCTGCATTTTCGCTTCGCTCGGCATGGGCAATATGACTCAGGCCAACGCAATGGCAGGGGGGCTTAAGGAAGCCTTTTATGTTCCTACCTTTGTCACCGGGTTCGCCGCCATGGTGCTGGTAGGTATGGTGCTGTTCGGCGGCGTGCGGCGCATTGCGACTGTGACGGAGCGTCTCGTTCCGGTGATCTCACTTTTCTATATTGCAGGAGGCGTGATCGTGCTGGCGGCGAACGCGTCGGAGATACCGAAGGCATTTCAGCTCATATTTACCGAGGCGTTTAACATACAGAGCGTCGGGGGAGGCGTGCTCGGCTACGGGATGCGCCAGGCTATGAAGACAGGGATCTCCAGAGGCGTATTCTCAAATGAAGCGGGGCTTGGCTCTTCTGTCATGGCCCACGCGGCATCAGATATCGACTCTGCGCCGGTGCAGGGAATGTGGGCGATCGTGGAAGTGTTTATCGACACGATCGTATTCTGCACTGTGACGGCTCTCGTTATCCTTACCTCCGGTGTCTACGACCAGCAGGGCTTTCTTGCCAATATCGCGCGGGGCGTGGAAAATGTGGACGGGACGACGCTGTGCGGAAGGGCGTTTGCGACGGTCATACCCGGCGGCGACAAGTTTCTGGCGCTGTCGATGATATTTTTTGCTTTTGCCACTATTGTCGGCTGGGCCTATTTCGGAGAACGCACATTTGCTTATTTGTTCGGGGAAAGGTCTGCCATCGTGTATAAGGTGATCTACATTGTGATGCTGCTTCCGGGCTGTGTGATAGCGCCGGGACTTGTGTGGGAAATTGCGGATACGTTTAATGGATTTATGGCGGTGCCGAACCTGACCGCCCTCATACTGCTGAGCGGCCAGGTGGTGAGAGTTACAAAGGAATATTTGAGAAATTAA
- the brnQ gene encoding branched-chain amino acid transport system II carrier protein, with protein sequence MKKTERKNILIIGFAIFAMFFGAGNLIFPPYLGLMNGKSWFLSFLCFILMDIGLSLLTLLVVTRIGRGTEGITEKLGRLPSILILSLNAICLGPLIAIPRTAATAYEFSVAPFFPSFDTKIFSLVFFLVVVLFCLRQSKVIDIIGTFFAPLILAALLFLIIKGIVSPLGAIELESAAHAAVRDGINAGYQTMDVMAAMIFSASILLTIKQKGYKDTRSQFKIISASGLLATLILFVVYGGLAYLGATVCAQFPADIDRVALLIAIVKALLGEKGMVLLGALVCAACLTPAIGLLSSSASFFEKQTKGRISYRAFVFGFAGISYVISNFGITRILALASPILNILYPVLVLLVFMGLAEKWLPNTAVYRLAAFGTIVVSTLSTVSAYLPVPVNIAALPLYEYGFQWVLPAAAFGLTGYILTKEKPARGRRIFGNIVVRT encoded by the coding sequence ATGAAAAAGACAGAAAGAAAGAATATATTGATAATCGGATTTGCCATATTCGCCATGTTTTTTGGCGCAGGAAACCTTATATTTCCGCCCTACCTCGGTCTGATGAACGGAAAAAGCTGGTTTCTGAGTTTCCTCTGTTTTATTCTCATGGATATCGGACTCAGCCTGCTGACTCTTCTTGTCGTGACCAGGATCGGCAGGGGAACCGAGGGAATAACGGAAAAACTTGGCAGACTCCCTTCTATATTAATATTGTCGCTGAACGCCATATGTCTCGGCCCTCTTATCGCAATACCGAGGACTGCCGCCACTGCGTATGAATTTTCCGTCGCCCCCTTCTTTCCGTCATTTGACACGAAGATATTTTCCCTTGTTTTCTTCCTCGTGGTCGTGCTGTTCTGCCTGAGGCAGTCGAAGGTCATCGACATCATCGGTACATTTTTTGCGCCGCTCATACTTGCCGCCCTTCTCTTCCTCATCATAAAAGGCATCGTATCCCCGCTGGGCGCCATCGAACTTGAGTCTGCGGCCCATGCCGCAGTCAGGGACGGAATCAACGCCGGCTATCAGACGATGGATGTCATGGCTGCCATGATATTCTCAGCCTCCATACTGCTCACCATAAAGCAGAAAGGATATAAAGACACGAGATCACAGTTTAAGATCATATCCGCCTCCGGCCTTCTCGCCACGCTCATCTTATTTGTAGTGTACGGCGGCCTGGCTTATCTCGGCGCGACAGTGTGCGCACAGTTTCCGGCAGATATTGACCGGGTGGCGCTGCTCATCGCGATCGTAAAGGCACTGCTCGGAGAGAAAGGTATGGTCCTGCTCGGCGCACTCGTATGCGCGGCCTGCCTGACGCCCGCCATCGGGCTGCTGTCCTCCTCGGCTTCCTTTTTCGAGAAGCAGACAAAAGGGCGGATCAGCTACCGGGCATTTGTGTTCGGATTTGCAGGCATCAGTTATGTAATCTCTAATTTTGGTATAACCAGAATACTGGCACTGGCTTCCCCGATCCTGAATATTTTATATCCAGTGCTGGTTCTTCTGGTCTTCATGGGACTGGCGGAAAAATGGCTTCCGAACACTGCAGTCTACCGCCTGGCGGCATTTGGGACCATTGTCGTGAGCACACTGTCCACCGTCAGTGCATATTTACCTGTACCGGTAAATATTGCCGCCCTTCCGCTATATGAATACGGTTTCCAGTGGGTGCTGCCCGCTGCCGCCTTCGGACTTACAGGCTATATCCTCACAAAGGAAAAGCCGGCCCGGGGCCGGCGTATATTCGGAAATATCGTCGTCAGAACTTAA
- a CDS encoding nucleoside recognition domain-containing protein, with product MLNYLWAGMILLGIIFAACTGRMPDVTNAAIDSSKEAITLCITMMGVMSFWVGLMEIATKAGIIKSVSKRMRPIIRFLFPRLPIDHPAVEHITTNMIANILGLGWAATPAGLKAMDSLAELERERGNPEYQDKKRLLGGVSKGRTASNEMCTFLIINISSLQLIPVNIIAYRSQYGSVNPAAIVGAAIVATGVSTLAGIIYAKLMDRK from the coding sequence ATGCTGAATTATCTTTGGGCAGGAATGATACTGCTGGGCATTATATTTGCCGCGTGCACCGGCAGAATGCCGGATGTGACCAATGCCGCCATAGACTCGTCCAAGGAGGCGATCACGCTCTGTATCACGATGATGGGCGTAATGTCTTTCTGGGTAGGATTGATGGAGATTGCCACAAAGGCAGGGATCATAAAGAGCGTATCGAAAAGAATGCGTCCCATTATCCGCTTTCTCTTTCCGCGGCTTCCGATCGACCATCCGGCAGTGGAACATATCACGACAAATATGATCGCAAATATCCTGGGGCTTGGGTGGGCCGCCACTCCCGCGGGATTAAAGGCCATGGACAGTCTGGCGGAGCTTGAACGGGAGAGGGGCAATCCAGAATACCAGGACAAAAAAAGACTGCTTGGAGGTGTGTCTAAGGGACGCACGGCAAGCAATGAGATGTGTACGTTTCTGATTATCAATATCTCGTCTCTGCAGCTCATACCGGTCAATATTATCGCGTACCGGAGCCAGTACGGAAGTGTCAATCCGGCGGCTATAGTGGGAGCGGCCATTGTGGCAACGGGCGTAAGTACGCTGGCAGGTATCATATATGCAAAGCTGATGGACAGAAAGTGA
- a CDS encoding glycoside hydrolase family 3 N-terminal domain-containing protein has translation MKQDGLVRLLESMTMDEKINQLIQLAATFYSEDSKENTGPIREVGLTEENVWNAGSILGQSGAAESIKIQRKYMEKHRLGVPVLFMADVIHGFRTIFPIPLALGCSWDLEMAEKVAEISAREASVSGVHVVFSPMADLVRDPRWGRVMESTGEDPLLNSFFATAFVKGYQGKDPGKEPERVAACVKHYAGYGAVSGGREYNTVNMSERQLRESYLSAYHAAIEAGVKVVMTSFNTVDGIPATGNAWLLRRLLREEQKFEGIIISDWGAVEELTVHAVAKDRKEAALLALKAGVDIEMMTSCYAHHLEELAAEEPSLETLLDQAVMRVLKLKNDLGLFEDPFRGADPEKEERIVLCQEHRQVAREAALKSIVLLKNDGILPVKEGVQVAVIGPGAASKDILGAWSWQGRTQEAVSMIEGAKKIDPKILTGSEPFDYIAPSAKAVSEAVQLAERSEVVILALGEPAWMSGEAASRSDIRLPESQLEFFRKVRKINKNVIVVLYNGRPLDLQGINDANGIVEAWFPGTEGGHALAEVLWGKFNPCGRLCMSFPEQAGQLPIYYNADNTGRPAGISAEPKYISKYLDVANEAKYAFGFGLSYSEFHYGQLVLDKNVLASDGRISATIEVENRSKADGLETVQLYIRDLVGEVVRPIKELKDFRRLALPAGQKCKVTFTIEESMLRYFHSDQSFTSDAGEFDVMIGPDSANLTTQRFRLIK, from the coding sequence ATGAAGCAGGATGGATTAGTAAGATTATTGGAATCAATGACGATGGATGAAAAAATCAATCAATTAATCCAGTTAGCAGCAACCTTTTATAGTGAAGACAGCAAAGAGAATACCGGACCAATAAGAGAAGTGGGATTAACGGAAGAGAATGTATGGAATGCCGGATCAATTTTAGGGCAGTCAGGTGCTGCAGAGTCAATAAAGATTCAGCGAAAGTATATGGAAAAGCACCGGTTAGGTGTGCCGGTTTTGTTCATGGCGGATGTTATTCATGGGTTCCGGACGATCTTCCCGATTCCGCTTGCTTTGGGCTGCAGCTGGGATCTGGAAATGGCTGAAAAGGTTGCGGAGATCTCAGCCCGGGAGGCATCTGTTTCCGGAGTTCATGTAGTGTTTTCGCCAATGGCGGATTTGGTCAGAGATCCCAGGTGGGGCCGCGTAATGGAGTCGACTGGTGAAGATCCTCTGCTAAACAGCTTTTTTGCAACGGCATTTGTTAAGGGCTATCAGGGAAAAGACCCTGGCAAAGAGCCTGAACGTGTGGCAGCCTGTGTCAAACACTATGCCGGGTATGGCGCGGTAAGCGGCGGCCGTGAGTACAATACCGTTAATATGTCGGAGCGGCAGCTGCGGGAAAGCTATTTAAGTGCTTATCATGCGGCAATTGAAGCGGGTGTAAAGGTAGTTATGACATCTTTCAATACTGTTGACGGTATTCCGGCAACGGGGAACGCCTGGCTGCTTCGCAGGCTTTTACGGGAGGAGCAGAAGTTTGAGGGGATCATTATATCAGACTGGGGGGCCGTCGAGGAACTAACGGTACACGCTGTGGCAAAAGACCGCAAAGAAGCGGCGCTGCTGGCTCTTAAAGCAGGTGTTGATATTGAAATGATGACCAGTTGCTACGCCCATCATCTTGAGGAATTGGCGGCAGAAGAACCTTCGTTGGAAACATTACTTGATCAGGCGGTTATGCGGGTACTAAAGCTCAAAAATGATCTGGGTTTATTTGAAGATCCGTTTCGCGGGGCTGATCCCGAGAAAGAAGAGAGGATAGTTCTTTGCCAGGAACACCGTCAAGTGGCCAGAGAGGCGGCGCTAAAGTCAATTGTTTTACTAAAAAATGATGGTATTTTACCAGTGAAAGAAGGCGTACAAGTAGCGGTTATCGGGCCTGGAGCGGCATCTAAGGATATTCTTGGAGCATGGTCGTGGCAGGGAAGAACGCAGGAAGCTGTTTCGATGATAGAAGGCGCTAAAAAGATCGATCCAAAGATTCTGACAGGATCGGAGCCGTTTGATTACATCGCGCCTTCTGCAAAAGCGGTGTCAGAAGCGGTGCAATTAGCTGAGCGGTCGGAGGTAGTGATCCTGGCCCTGGGAGAACCGGCGTGGATGAGTGGTGAGGCTGCCAGCCGCAGTGACATTCGGCTGCCGGAGAGTCAATTGGAATTCTTCCGGAAGGTTAGAAAGATAAATAAAAATGTCATTGTTGTTCTTTATAACGGCCGCCCCCTTGATCTGCAGGGTATTAATGATGCAAATGGCATTGTTGAAGCCTGGTTTCCCGGGACCGAGGGCGGGCATGCTCTTGCAGAAGTATTATGGGGAAAATTTAATCCGTGTGGGCGGTTGTGCATGTCATTTCCGGAGCAGGCGGGACAGCTCCCGATTTACTATAATGCGGATAATACAGGACGCCCGGCTGGAATATCAGCGGAACCTAAATATATATCAAAATATTTGGATGTTGCCAATGAAGCAAAATACGCTTTTGGCTTTGGTTTAAGTTATAGTGAATTTCATTATGGCCAGTTAGTGCTAGATAAGAATGTGTTAGCCTCAGACGGCAGGATTTCAGCTACTATCGAGGTGGAAAACCGTTCAAAGGCTGATGGCCTGGAGACAGTACAATTGTATATTCGTGATCTCGTTGGCGAGGTGGTTCGTCCGATAAAAGAATTAAAGGATTTTCGGAGGCTGGCTCTGCCGGCGGGACAAAAATGTAAGGTGACATTTACAATTGAAGAATCAATGTTGCGTTATTTCCATTCTGATCAAAGCTTTACTAGTGATGCCGGCGAATTTGATGTGATGATTGGGCCTGACAGTGCAAACTTGACAACGCAGCGGTTTAGATTAATAAAGTAA
- a CDS encoding helix-turn-helix domain-containing protein, which yields MAIDENVGKNIKKYRLAYKLTLEELAKKIHKSKSTMSKYEKGLISLDVATLEEIADVFQISPAYLLAVQDEELHSRLEPGEFLDRQYMYSYDGRSRHILKSVMERYQIPGSEQIGIQLFYDVQDEESCGNCKTFYTGYSRRYEFVENYNLQNQNNPTEQAWICCINSLNRTSRRTGMLTGLSYKTMMPVAIKVMLSAAILKEDDELIASLLLTREDIRISRKYNLFTIDQFME from the coding sequence ATGGCTATTGATGAGAATGTGGGGAAGAACATCAAGAAGTACCGGCTTGCTTACAAACTGACGCTGGAGGAGCTGGCGAAGAAGATACATAAAAGCAAGTCCACCATGTCCAAGTATGAGAAAGGGCTCATATCTCTCGATGTTGCAACGCTTGAGGAGATCGCGGATGTATTCCAGATATCGCCCGCGTATCTGCTGGCCGTTCAGGATGAGGAGCTGCACAGCAGGCTGGAGCCGGGGGAATTTCTGGACAGGCAGTATATGTACTCCTATGACGGACGGAGCAGGCATATACTGAAAAGTGTCATGGAGAGATACCAGATCCCGGGCTCGGAGCAGATCGGGATACAGCTCTTTTATGACGTGCAGGATGAGGAGAGCTGCGGGAACTGCAAGACTTTTTATACCGGGTACAGCAGGCGGTATGAATTTGTGGAGAATTATAACCTGCAGAATCAGAACAATCCTACGGAGCAGGCGTGGATATGCTGTATCAACAGTCTGAACCGTACGAGCAGGAGGACAGGCATGCTGACAGGGCTGTCCTACAAAACAATGATGCCGGTGGCGATTAAGGTCATGCTGTCGGCGGCAATACTAAAGGAAGATGATGAGCTGATCGCTTCACTGCTGCTCACCAGGGAGGATATAAGGATATCCAGAAAATATAACTTGTTTACAATAGACCAATTCATGGAATAA
- a CDS encoding LacI family DNA-binding transcriptional regulator, protein MVGIKDIAKTAGVSISTVSYALNGSNKVTEETRQRIEQIAAELNYVPNMAARTLKRQQTNIIAVYISDYGGSFYSELMEGIKQGLNAFDYEIIVCSGQKSHLFLPERMVDGGIILDWTFKNEEIINFADRGHPIVVLDREIENKNICRVLLDNKAGATLAIEQLVAARTDKVYLVSGPKKGFDSIQRLEASVTELNRYHIDFEVIVGDFTQESGYHAAYQIMERKPQFPIYIFSFNDEMAIGIYRYFTERGKIIGKDVRIIGFDNTDIGAYITPRLATISYSKHRWGLVAAEKIVQLIEGKKAADEVICTTYIQGESFR, encoded by the coding sequence ATGGTAGGAATCAAAGATATTGCGAAAACGGCAGGTGTTTCGATTTCTACGGTTTCTTATGCCTTAAATGGAAGTAATAAGGTAACGGAAGAAACGAGACAACGAATCGAGCAGATCGCGGCAGAGCTAAATTACGTTCCCAATATGGCGGCGCGCACCTTAAAGAGGCAGCAAACTAACATAATTGCTGTGTATATATCAGATTATGGCGGCAGTTTCTATAGCGAATTAATGGAGGGTATTAAACAGGGATTAAATGCGTTTGACTATGAGATAATCGTTTGCAGCGGTCAGAAATCACATTTATTTTTGCCGGAGCGGATGGTGGACGGCGGCATTATTTTAGACTGGACTTTTAAAAATGAGGAAATCATCAATTTTGCTGATCGGGGACATCCGATCGTGGTACTTGACCGGGAGATAGAAAATAAAAATATATGTAGAGTGCTGTTAGACAATAAAGCTGGCGCTACTTTGGCGATAGAACAATTAGTAGCGGCAAGGACGGATAAAGTATATTTGGTTTCCGGGCCTAAAAAGGGTTTTGACAGTATTCAACGATTAGAGGCGAGTGTTACCGAGTTAAACCGTTACCATATTGATTTTGAGGTAATAGTTGGTGATTTTACTCAAGAGTCGGGTTATCATGCGGCGTATCAGATCATGGAAAGGAAGCCGCAATTTCCAATCTACATTTTTTCGTTTAATGACGAAATGGCAATCGGTATTTATCGGTATTTTACGGAGCGCGGTAAGATAATAGGGAAAGATGTTCGTATAATAGGGTTTGATAATACTGATATCGGCGCGTATATTACCCCTAGATTAGCTACGATCTCATATTCAAAGCACCGGTGGGGCTTAGTTGCGGCTGAGAAAATAGTTCAGCTGATCGAAGGCAAGAAAGCGGCAGATGAAGTCATCTGCACAACTTACATTCAGGGAGAGTCTTTTCGATAG
- a CDS encoding GH36-type glycosyl hydrolase domain-containing protein, whose translation MEQNKIILKKDGLSAVFLKNGDLYQLCKNEIMINQLNGNNLDGSVNQIYLRILEKGQIFAVPLTGSNSKSEFWYDQNQLSWSGSYAGVIYQVDFVIGSANTWFWRVNLSGSGQRADLLFGQDLGIAAKAMIKANEAYVSQYIDHHITTDSHGYVISSRQNQQQSGCNPVVEHGCLNRTTGFSTDGYQFFGNDYKKCDKPRALCQSKLDNEVYQYEFAYSALQTDLLELHENQMETIVFYGMVCDDHPKAVEAPIGKRSEVLSLFEQICFAKPGQGRHINKQIGEVLTGLSLNDTELEQLFSKRVQVERDNDTILSFFTDHYHHVVLKEKEYRMERSHGQIILSGTDLIVDRPLMSSTLYMSGIFNSQIALGNTSMNKLLSNSRNALNVQKLSGQRIYLKAQDEWQLLTMPSAFEIALNSATWYYKLVDDMLTITTYCLSDAREIRTEISSQSGRLYDFAITNHIIMNAEDESPEYEMTEEQDYIKITAAGKSSIAKKYPDLTYYFKPDVPYQLKSENMFGVDTEVPELMVLLIEKQPKVTVRIQGSITGEAFKEYSTSHFKEDSAYVKHIDDLLNGLELEHPVQPVGHINILTRWYTQNMLVHYLSPHGLEQYGGAAWGTRDVSQGPAEFFMAVNRPDIVRSIIKVVYGNQFFDDGNWPQWFMFDHYEEERADESHGDIIVWPLKMAADYLEKTGDDQILYEQIAYTDRDTYHKTELSESLFEHMKKQISYIEDNFLPGTCLSCYGDGDWDDTLQPYDPNMKKNMASSWTVALTYQTVIKLGQVLKESGNSYGGYLIGLASKIKGDFRRYMLATGTLPGFVYRESEDKLQLMIHPQDRKSGIKYRLLPMTRSIIAELLTEEEARHHYKIIKDHLEYPDGVRLMSRPAEYHGGVCTYFKRAEQAANFGREVGLNYIHADIRYAEAMAKMGIGEAAWRTMENINPIQIRHRVPGAMLRQANAYFSSSDGNFKTRYEADQKFEQLKDGTIGVKGGWRIYSSGPGIYLNQLISNLLGIRVNVDSVIFDPILPDALSGLTIHYRIFSQKVKIVIHSDRQKRKIVIAGKEVPFLEQVYAYRSGGMILNREVLEQCLDSSDIIEIYC comes from the coding sequence ATGGAACAGAATAAGATTATTTTAAAAAAAGATGGTCTATCTGCGGTATTCTTGAAGAATGGTGACCTTTACCAACTTTGTAAGAATGAGATAATGATCAATCAGCTAAATGGGAATAACTTGGACGGTAGTGTGAATCAGATATACTTGCGAATACTAGAAAAAGGACAGATCTTTGCCGTTCCTTTGACTGGTTCTAATTCAAAAAGTGAATTTTGGTATGATCAGAATCAGCTTAGCTGGAGCGGAAGTTATGCCGGTGTAATATATCAAGTGGATTTTGTGATCGGTTCCGCCAATACGTGGTTCTGGAGAGTCAATTTAAGTGGCAGTGGTCAAAGGGCCGATCTGTTGTTTGGACAGGACTTGGGGATTGCTGCAAAAGCGATGATTAAAGCGAATGAAGCTTACGTGTCACAGTATATTGACCATCATATAACAACTGATTCCCACGGTTACGTGATTTCTTCCCGACAGAATCAACAACAGAGCGGCTGTAACCCGGTGGTTGAGCATGGATGCCTTAACCGGACAACGGGATTTTCAACGGACGGCTATCAGTTTTTTGGCAATGATTATAAGAAATGCGATAAACCGCGGGCTTTGTGTCAAAGCAAGCTGGATAATGAAGTCTATCAGTATGAATTTGCTTATTCAGCATTACAGACGGATTTGTTGGAATTACATGAAAATCAAATGGAAACAATAGTTTTCTATGGAATGGTGTGCGATGATCACCCGAAGGCGGTCGAAGCGCCAATTGGAAAGCGGAGCGAAGTCTTATCGCTTTTTGAACAAATATGTTTTGCCAAACCTGGTCAAGGAAGACATATTAATAAGCAAATTGGTGAGGTTTTAACCGGTCTGTCATTAAATGATACGGAACTGGAGCAATTATTTTCTAAACGAGTTCAAGTAGAACGAGATAATGATACAATATTATCTTTTTTCACGGATCATTATCATCATGTTGTGTTAAAGGAGAAGGAATACCGCATGGAACGCTCGCATGGACAGATCATTCTGAGTGGAACGGACTTGATCGTGGATCGGCCATTGATGAGCAGCACCCTATATATGAGTGGTATTTTTAATTCCCAGATTGCGTTAGGCAATACTTCAATGAATAAACTGCTTAGTAATAGTCGTAATGCTCTGAATGTTCAGAAACTCAGCGGGCAACGAATATATCTGAAAGCACAGGATGAATGGCAGCTTCTAACGATGCCGTCTGCATTTGAGATTGCGTTAAATTCGGCGACATGGTATTATAAACTGGTCGATGATATGCTTACTATAACAACGTACTGCCTGAGTGATGCAAGAGAAATCAGAACCGAAATCTCCAGTCAATCAGGACGTTTGTATGATTTTGCAATTACCAATCATATCATTATGAATGCAGAAGATGAAAGTCCTGAATACGAGATGACCGAGGAACAGGACTATATAAAGATAACCGCGGCAGGCAAGAGTAGTATTGCAAAAAAATATCCGGATCTAACTTATTACTTTAAACCAGATGTGCCTTACCAACTAAAGAGTGAGAATATGTTTGGTGTTGATACAGAAGTACCGGAGCTTATGGTTTTGTTGATTGAGAAGCAGCCAAAAGTTACGGTAAGGATTCAGGGAAGTATAACCGGAGAAGCATTTAAAGAATATTCCACATCTCACTTTAAAGAGGATTCAGCATATGTAAAACATATTGATGATCTTTTAAATGGTCTGGAGTTAGAACATCCTGTTCAGCCGGTCGGGCATATAAACATTTTAACCAGGTGGTATACACAGAATATGCTGGTCCATTATCTTTCGCCCCACGGATTAGAACAATATGGTGGCGCGGCATGGGGAACCAGAGATGTATCGCAGGGGCCGGCCGAGTTTTTTATGGCAGTAAATCGTCCGGATATTGTGAGATCCATTATCAAGGTGGTGTATGGAAATCAATTTTTTGATGATGGAAATTGGCCGCAATGGTTTATGTTTGACCATTATGAAGAAGAGAGGGCGGATGAAAGCCACGGTGATATCATTGTCTGGCCGTTAAAGATGGCGGCAGATTACTTAGAAAAGACTGGTGATGACCAGATTTTATATGAACAGATCGCTTACACAGATAGAGATACCTATCATAAAACAGAACTAAGCGAAAGCCTGTTTGAGCATATGAAAAAGCAAATTAGTTATATTGAAGATAACTTCCTGCCGGGAACCTGTTTATCATGTTATGGAGATGGTGACTGGGATGACACCTTGCAGCCGTATGACCCAAACATGAAAAAGAATATGGCCAGCAGCTGGACAGTGGCATTGACATATCAGACGGTTATCAAATTAGGGCAGGTGTTAAAGGAGTCTGGTAACAGCTACGGCGGGTATCTGATTGGTTTAGCGTCAAAAATTAAAGGAGATTTCCGGAGATATATGCTTGCCACCGGTACGCTTCCCGGATTCGTCTACCGTGAGAGTGAGGATAAGCTGCAACTCATGATTCATCCTCAAGACCGGAAGTCGGGCATTAAATACCGGCTTTTACCAATGACACGAAGCATCATAGCCGAACTTCTGACAGAAGAAGAAGCCCGGCATCACTATAAGATCATCAAGGATCATCTTGAATATCCGGATGGGGTGCGTCTGATGAGCAGACCGGCAGAGTACCATGGCGGCGTCTGTACATATTTTAAGCGGGCAGAGCAGGCGGCAAACTTTGGCCGGGAAGTTGGGTTAAATTATATCCATGCGGATATTCGTTATGCGGAGGCGATGGCCAAAATGGGAATTGGAGAAGCTGCCTGGCGAACGATGGAAAATATCAATCCGATTCAGATCCGCCATAGAGTTCCAGGTGCGATGCTGCGTCAGGCAAATGCCTATTTCAGCAGTTCAGATGGAAACTTTAAGACCAGATATGAAGCGGATCAAAAGTTTGAACAACTAAAAGATGGAACGATCGGTGTGAAAGGCGGATGGCGGATATACTCTAGTGGTCCGGGTATATACTTAAATCAGCTCATCTCAAACCTGTTGGGAATACGTGTAAATGTAGATTCTGTAATCTTTGACCCAATACTGCCGGATGCTTTGTCTGGATTAACGATTCATTATCGCATTTTCAGCCAAAAGGTCAAGATTGTCATTCATTCTGATCGTCAGAAACGTAAAATTGTAATTGCAGGAAAAGAAGTTCCCTTTTTAGAGCAGGTATATGCGTACCGCTCCGGGGGAATGATTTTGAATCGGGAAGTGCTTGAACAATGTTTGGATTCAAGTGATATTATAGAAATTTATTGTTAG